One genomic segment of Ricinus communis isolate WT05 ecotype wild-type chromosome 5, ASM1957865v1, whole genome shotgun sequence includes these proteins:
- the LOC8261076 gene encoding putative disease resistance protein At1g50180 has protein sequence MAEFAVGIVVEKLTNILAQEAGHLDGVSEKVQQLRNELKWMQSFLKDADAKQGSNELVRNWVSEIRDVAYDAEEVIDAYISKAASHRKRDLITKPIDLYKVGRKIASIRSRIQEISSRRETYGVVSINSEGGEGNAANERLKWWRQPSPLIEEDDVIELVEDTKVLVEKLTSLEYRRSVVSIVGMGGLGKTTLAKKLYTHNDVKYHFDCKAWVYVSKDYRRREILQGIIMDANALNKEEMENMEKLKEEELLKILSEFLEERRYLVVLDDIWSMEAWDGVKTAFPHGKNGSKILLTTRNKEVALHAGPGCEPHEPRILTEEESLELLRRKAFPGRNRLPSELEKLGRDIVVKCGGLPLAVVVLGGLLSRQNNSPEEWRRVLHNISWHLIRGEDRTAAVLALSYNDLPLHLKSCFLYLGLFPEDVSIQREKLIHLWVAEGFLPLEGEETAESVAEKCLYELIQRCMIQVGRISSLGRVKTLRIHDLLRDLSISNGREENFLEIHHRNKVHTSTSQFSKSRRHAIHSCYDQYAFLKYSASHSRSLLLFNEEHNVKIVTNQIKITFLGHDYTLKFTVEKKLDFYKNFKQLRVLVLDGVRNSSLPSTIGYLVQLRYLGLKKTNLEELPVSIGNLLHLQTLDLRYSCFLERIPNVIWKMVYLRHLLLYTPFDSPDSGHLRMDTLTNLQTLPYIEAGSWIEEGGLSNMINLRQLGIGELSGEKVRLVISSIGRLHHLQSLSLMLQSQNEAFPMWMQFSQYDHLLKLCFYGRMETLPNPRQFPPNLLKLTLYYSHLQKDSIALLERLPNLRMLVLGKRSYTCRELTFTTEGFPRLETLRLNFLEELEEWIVEERSMPRLKHLVISSCQKLERIPQGLKLVTTLKELKILGMPLLFEYRLRNEDLLEFKQAPVIKSTTDILGNGASAASTMFGMEDTSSY, from the exons ATGGCTGAGTTTGCAGTAGGAATTGTTGTGGAAAAACTAACAAACATACTTGCACAAGAAGCAGGTCACCTAGACGGGGTGAGCGAGAAGGTTCAGCAACTGAGAAACGAATTGAAGTGGATGCAAAGCTTCTTGAAGGATGCAGATGCGAAGCAAGGAAGTAATGAATTGGTACGGAACTGGGTTTCTGAAATTAGAGATGTTGCCTATGATGCAGAGGAAGTAATCGACGCATACATCTCTAAAGCAGCATCTCATCGTAAACGAGACTTGATCACCAAACCAATAGACCTGTACAAGGTTGGAAGGAAGATTGCGAGTATCCGATCAAGGATCCAGGAAATATCTAGCAGGCGAGAAACTTATGGTGTGGTAAGCATTAACAGCGAGGGAGGAGAGGGGAATGCCGCGAACGAGAGGCTGAAATGGTGGAGACAACCGTCACCTCTTATCGAGGAAGATGATGTTATTGAGCTCGTAGAAGATACAAAAGTTTTGGTTGAAAAGCTAACTAGTTTGGAATACAGGCGGAGTGTAGTTTCCATTGTAGGAATGGGCGGTTTGGGGAAAACAACCTTGGCGAAGAAACTATACACTCACAACGATGTCAAGTATCATTTTGATTGTAAAGCTTGGGTTTACGTCTCAAAAGATTATAGGAGAAGGGAGATTCTGCAAGGAATTATCATGGATGCAAATGCGCTCAACAAGGAGGAGATGGAAAATATGGAAAAGCTGAAAGAGGAAGAGTTGTTGAAGATACTGTCTGAATTCCTGGAAGAAAGGAGATATCTAGTGGTTCTTGATGACATATGGAGCATGGAGGCTTGGGACGGCGTAAAAACTGCGTTTCCCCATGGAAAGAATGGAAGCAAGATATTGCTCACCACCAGAAACAAGGAGGTGGCTTTACATGCAGGACCAGGATGCGAACCCCACGAGCCGCGGATCCTGACAGAAGAAGAAAGTTTAGAGTTGCTCCGAAGAAAGGCATTTCCTGGAAGGAATCGTTTGCCCTCGGAGTTGGAGAAACTTGGACGGGACATTGTAGTAAAATGTGGTGGTCTGCCTCTGGCAGTGGTAGTGCTTGGAGGTTTATTGTCTAGACAAAACAACTCACCAGAGGAATGGCGGCGAGTGCTTCATAACATCAGTTGGCACTTAATTAGAGGAGAAGATCGAACTGCTGCAGTTTTAGCACTAAGCTACAATGATTTGCCTCTGCACCTAAAGTCCTGCTTTCTCTACCTGGGACTTTTCCCAGAAGATGTTTCAATtcagagagaaaaattaatcCACCTGTGGGTTGCAGAAGGCTTTTTACCATTAGAAGGGGAAGAAACAGCAGAAAGTGTTGCTGAGAAATGCTTGTATGAGTTGATCCAGAGATGCATGATTCAAGTGGGCCGAATTAGCTCTCTTGGGAGGGTGAAAACACTCCGCATCCATGATCTTCTCAGAGACCTCTCTATTTCAAATGGGAGAGAAGAAAATTTCCTAGAGATTCATCATAGGAACAAGGTACACACATCTACATCTCAATTCAGTAAATCTCGAAGGCATGCTATACATTCTTGTTATGATCAGTATGCTTTCTTGAAATATTCTGCCTCTCACTCACGCTCTCTTCTGCTCTTCAATGAAGAGCATAATGTGAAAATTGTTaccaatcaaataaaaattacattccTAGGACATGATTACACTTTGAAATTTACAGTAGAGAAGAAATTGGATTTTTACAAGAACTTTAAGCAACTAAGGGTTCTAGTTCTGGATGGCGTGCGTAATTCTAGCCTACCAAGTACCATAGGTTACCTTGTACAACTAAGGTATTTAGGATTGAAGAAGACAAATTTAGAAGAACTTCCAGTATCCATTGGGAACTTACTGCATCTGCAAACATTGGATTTGAGGTACAGTTGCTTTCTTGAGAGGATACCCAATGTGATATGGAAGATGGTGTACTTAAGACATTTACTCCTCTATACTCCATTTGATTCTCCAGATAGTGGGCATCTGAGAATGGATACCTTAACTAATCTACAGACTCTACCATATATAGAGGCTGGAAGCTGGATAGAAGAAGGTGGGCTATCCAACATGATTAATCTTCGACAACTGGGGATTGGCGAATTATCTGGAGAAAAGGTGAGGTTGGTCATCTCATCGATAGGAAGATTGCACCACCTACAGTCGTTGTCTCTAATGCTTCAATCCCAAAATGAAGCATTTCCTATGTGGATGCAGTTTTCTCAGTATGATCATCTCCTCAAATTGTGTTTCTACGGAAGGATGGAGACGTTACCCAACCCACGCCAGTTCCCACCTAACCTCTTGAAACTAACCTTGTATTACTCACACCTTCAGAAAGATTCAATTGCTCTGCTGGAGAGGTTGCCAAACCTGAGAATGCTTGTTTTGGGTAAACGATCATACACTTGCAGGGAACTTACTTTCACTACAGAAGGCTTTCCTCGCTTGGAAACTTTGAGACTTAACTTTCTGGAAGAATTGGAGGAGTGGATAGTGGAAGAACGCTCAATGCCAAGACTCAAGCATTTAGTGATAAGTAGCTGTCAAAAACTAGAAAGAATTCCTCAAGGATTGAAGCTTGTGACCACCCTCAAAGAACTAAAGATATTAGGAATGCCATTATTGTTCGAGTACAGGCTTCGAAATGAAGACCTGCTGGAATTCAAACAAGCACCGGTAATCAAATCAACCACTGATATATTAGGAAATG GGGCTTCAGCTGCCAGTACAATGTTTGGCATGGAAGACACTTCATCTTACTGA